A region of Thermococcus argininiproducens DNA encodes the following proteins:
- a CDS encoding class III signal peptide-containing protein has translation MVREMKKGQISLEFLFIFILFLVLLTFSIRNITFSSEHSADMLRIQVSEEAKLFANTVSNAISQVYAQGPGAKTTEYFTFRYLNDEYFLKKAFAMNNKPYIVVGYQNGTYVTILEFNETIIFTSYDTGTDTLSANMVPIQSETDALKKNFFLAGSLYRRDLSNASIYSVVGIGVEYNGTTYSPSILNLNITPYNGILLFPEVSPTTLKIVVEWNPDRNESWIFNSTAQELRINLNVGG, from the coding sequence ATGGTGAGAGAGATGAAAAAAGGACAGATATCGCTGGAGTTCCTATTCATATTTATATTGTTCCTCGTACTCTTGACTTTCTCGATTAGAAATATTACCTTCTCCAGCGAGCATTCTGCAGATATGTTGAGAATTCAGGTTAGTGAAGAGGCGAAGTTGTTTGCAAACACGGTTTCCAATGCTATATCTCAGGTTTATGCGCAAGGACCAGGTGCAAAAACCACCGAATACTTCACTTTTAGGTATCTAAATGATGAGTATTTTCTTAAGAAGGCCTTTGCAATGAATAACAAGCCCTACATTGTTGTGGGTTATCAAAATGGGACCTATGTAACAATACTCGAGTTTAACGAGACAATTATCTTTACTTCTTATGACACGGGTACAGATACCCTCTCGGCGAATATGGTGCCCATTCAAAGTGAAACGGATGCATTGAAAAAGAACTTCTTCCTTGCCGGTTCCCTCTACCGGAGAGACCTCAGCAATGCTAGCATTTATAGTGTGGTGGGAATTGGTGTGGAGTATAATGGGACTACGTATTCCCCCTCTATCTTAAACCTCAATATAACTCCATATAACGGGATACTGCTTTTCCCAGAAGTTAGCCCTACCACGTTAAAGATAGTTGTTGAATGGAATCCGGATAGGAATGAGAGCTGGATTTTCAACTCTACTGCCCAGGAGCTTAGGATAAACCTTAACGTCGGTGGTTAG
- a CDS encoding DUF2341 domain-containing protein, whose product MKRRGFIFNSLVLVLLIPMLLLLATYEDVTSWIVQSQSERVQVERTFRVTSYLEEDFKNALELSTKRALSLTVDFVTNEHTPIDNASKAIQELILRGTYPQLSGYSRVNLFMRNNTLRDWIVNLRDELSRQGYILSPSVDEILNNVQITVAPLDSFHVVVNASISNILIQDLSGKVVYNSSLPQDGSIYAVISIEGMEDPLFSYLTYGRYSRIVSSCKFMYPNLAKPIKVIEGSGSSDIEKFSGQVSISLENLTSNKIYVGDYYTEKDALGYIVKNEPGVSVDKPIIFNTTINNIVVSPLDIFEDEDIAVMVFGNVSGAWCPDASAYEYRVEMNISSSDFEPNALTLLEIPASALANAYHDGNLASIRVYDVGCNPVSFWIEKWGSDEILIWIKTGTTNQYFIYYTTDPAYAIDGYNKETLFDLYDDFEGTSIDTTKWDILGSATVDGNGSLIVSANEKTSVLESKISFNYPIFVRYKMKSTSGTSDFDSGIAVVFGVSGGERLLVNVTYAGSQISDYTNIQIPIKLEGTDFPDYINAQDNTAEIKVYDNQENEVPFWIEYWNTTERKALIWVKSSFTYDRRQGNTYYYHATFYIEYNTGTLTRGNGTAVFEFFDDFEDSTWQDTWDLVGGTSANIAQTNGNLIIKNGNNLLVLRNNADINLYGDHAIRFRMRPYSYYGDWDAGIGIEDLNVRVGYYNTLLFTDDARGENTRNGDYLAVHRAWWDNGRPDEIRQEREDNKFHTYEAQLFPYDNDVYFYDLTNGRDNYDFRYVEDPLYRIYLVLDNENNDNWVYYDWIFLRKYLDEDNLSYNVQQVSSVQSMPMQYIDDNPGNVDHNGDLLAILQNWTSSLASSSTSSDLTAYRRYEVIFNYDSRGISTTFSDLDAVSRITSASVVTSPQLPLKVQIIIDNLAGNDAYFDWIIAGRYPYVSTQPQYSSPESKASVQSGKNARAYNIQPYVDCIQEYKYFGVSGYPSFLERLEGGSTTNRVYYETLAAKMQEAVYGEAKYPIGLVSFILPKDLPPNLDFLVRKQPAVDFIYLDYENYRSDRSDVYKVLGISSNGGVATPIIDENFYLDYQIATAIFGGRGAQDLLVSG is encoded by the coding sequence ATGAAAAGGAGAGGGTTTATATTTAATTCACTAGTTTTGGTCCTTCTTATCCCCATGCTCTTACTTCTGGCAACGTATGAAGACGTCACCTCCTGGATTGTACAATCTCAAAGTGAGAGAGTACAAGTAGAGAGAACGTTTAGAGTGACTTCTTACTTAGAAGAAGATTTCAAAAATGCTTTGGAATTATCAACTAAGCGTGCATTATCATTAACAGTGGATTTTGTGACCAATGAGCACACACCAATAGATAATGCGAGTAAAGCTATACAAGAATTGATTTTAAGAGGAACGTATCCGCAACTTAGTGGATATAGTAGAGTGAACCTTTTCATGAGGAATAATACTCTGCGAGACTGGATTGTTAATTTGAGAGACGAGCTGAGTAGACAGGGCTATATTTTAAGTCCTTCCGTCGATGAGATTTTAAATAATGTCCAAATAACAGTGGCGCCTTTAGATTCATTTCATGTTGTTGTAAATGCATCTATATCGAATATATTAATTCAGGATCTCTCAGGTAAAGTAGTCTACAATTCATCTCTTCCTCAGGATGGCAGCATATACGCTGTGATTTCTATAGAAGGAATGGAAGATCCTCTATTCTCATATTTGACTTATGGTAGATATTCTAGGATAGTCAGTTCGTGTAAATTTATGTATCCAAATTTAGCAAAACCTATTAAAGTAATAGAAGGATCTGGTTCTTCGGATATAGAGAAGTTTTCGGGCCAAGTCTCGATCTCTCTTGAAAACCTTACCTCAAATAAAATCTATGTAGGAGATTATTATACTGAGAAGGATGCTTTGGGATATATTGTAAAGAATGAGCCTGGTGTATCAGTTGACAAGCCCATAATATTCAACACCACCATTAATAATATCGTGGTTTCTCCGTTAGATATATTTGAAGACGAGGACATAGCTGTGATGGTCTTTGGAAATGTAAGTGGGGCTTGGTGCCCAGATGCCTCTGCATATGAGTATAGAGTTGAAATGAATATTTCAAGTTCGGACTTTGAGCCCAATGCCTTAACTCTCCTTGAGATTCCAGCATCTGCATTGGCGAATGCATATCATGATGGAAATTTGGCCTCAATTAGAGTATATGACGTTGGATGCAATCCAGTTTCATTCTGGATAGAAAAGTGGGGAAGCGATGAAATATTAATCTGGATAAAAACAGGAACTACAAACCAGTATTTCATATATTATACCACGGATCCAGCTTATGCCATCGATGGATATAACAAAGAGACACTGTTTGACCTCTACGATGATTTTGAAGGTACCTCAATAGATACTACCAAGTGGGATATATTAGGAAGTGCTACTGTGGATGGAAATGGGAGCTTAATTGTGTCTGCTAATGAAAAAACGAGTGTTTTAGAGTCGAAAATATCATTTAACTATCCGATATTTGTGAGATATAAAATGAAAAGTACCTCTGGGACTTCTGACTTTGACTCTGGAATAGCAGTAGTCTTTGGAGTCTCAGGAGGAGAAAGGCTGTTAGTCAATGTGACATATGCAGGTTCACAAATTTCTGATTATACTAATATCCAGATTCCAATTAAACTTGAAGGAACGGACTTCCCCGATTATATTAACGCTCAAGATAATACAGCAGAAATTAAGGTTTATGATAACCAGGAGAATGAGGTCCCATTTTGGATTGAATACTGGAATACCACTGAGAGAAAGGCACTAATATGGGTAAAAAGCAGTTTTACATATGACCGTCGGCAAGGAAACACATACTATTATCATGCTACTTTTTACATTGAATACAACACTGGAACTCTGACAAGAGGAAATGGAACGGCCGTGTTTGAGTTTTTTGACGACTTTGAGGATAGTACTTGGCAGGACACATGGGACTTGGTAGGGGGTACAAGTGCCAATATTGCTCAAACTAATGGGAACTTGATAATAAAAAATGGTAACAACCTTCTAGTATTAAGAAACAATGCGGATATAAATCTCTACGGGGATCATGCAATTAGATTTAGAATGAGACCCTACAGTTACTATGGAGATTGGGATGCGGGAATTGGAATTGAAGACCTGAATGTTAGGGTTGGGTATTATAACACTCTATTATTTACCGATGATGCAAGAGGTGAAAATACAAGGAATGGGGATTATTTGGCAGTTCATAGAGCCTGGTGGGATAATGGACGGCCCGATGAAATCAGGCAAGAACGTGAGGATAACAAATTCCACACGTATGAGGCTCAACTATTCCCTTATGATAATGATGTTTACTTCTACGATCTTACAAACGGTAGGGATAATTATGATTTTCGTTATGTAGAGGATCCCTTGTACAGGATATACCTTGTATTGGATAATGAGAACAATGATAACTGGGTGTACTATGACTGGATATTCCTTAGAAAATATCTGGATGAAGATAATCTCAGCTATAATGTCCAGCAAGTATCCTCTGTCCAAAGCATGCCTATGCAATATATCGATGATAATCCTGGAAATGTTGATCATAATGGCGATTTACTAGCAATACTCCAAAATTGGACCAGTTCATTGGCAAGTTCATCCACTAGTAGTGATTTAACAGCATATCGCAGGTACGAGGTGATTTTCAATTATGATTCTAGAGGCATTTCTACCACGTTTTCAGATCTGGACGCTGTTTCTAGGATTACCTCGGCTTCCGTGGTGACTTCACCCCAACTTCCCTTGAAAGTGCAAATAATTATTGACAATCTCGCGGGTAACGATGCTTATTTCGACTGGATTATAGCTGGGAGGTACCCATATGTAAGCACTCAACCACAGTATTCTTCTCCGGAGTCCAAGGCCTCAGTACAAAGTGGGAAAAACGCAAGAGCTTATAATATCCAACCTTATGTGGACTGTATCCAAGAGTATAAGTACTTCGGTGTTAGTGGTTATCCATCCTTCCTTGAGCGCTTGGAGGGAGGATCTACTACAAATAGAGTGTACTATGAAACCCTCGCTGCAAAAATGCAGGAAGCAGTATATGGTGAGGCTAAATACCCAATTGGGCTTGTTAGCTTTATCCTTCCAAAAGACTTACCTCCAAATTTAGATTTCCTTGTTAGAAAACAACCTGCTGTTGACTTCATATATTTGGACTATGAAAATTACAGAAGTGATAGAAGCGATGTATATAAAGTACTTGGAATATCTTCTAATGGGGGCGTTGCTACTCCGATCATAGATGAGAATTTCTATTTGGACTATCAGATAGCAACAGCAATATTCGGGGGACGAGGAGCCCAAGATTTACTAGTTTCGGGGTGA
- a CDS encoding DUF2101 family protein, translated as MELDRILYKIGEIAEAFTGKSIQWIKDIVNPTPSQKPPKFKFLKKLIKRELTVHEFLSLNLQLSFIFYLVFALLLVVLFGNELYLTIISVAYFIYLRYILIKNRDFFIEVEPYRFFYYGLTAIGFLSFLGYLLIRRFAKNVYYFYAYLIAIFVIVLVFRYIYKSKFTRDWTYGVVEDVKGELVLVSVHDDIRANVKPGKYWVDNTEDVEVGDVVKILVEERIFRSAIPKRVLEVHKAKPSSSKTSTEPKAESEKSTSK; from the coding sequence ATGGAGCTTGATAGAATCCTATATAAAATTGGTGAAATAGCGGAAGCATTCACTGGAAAATCAATCCAATGGATTAAAGACATTGTAAATCCTACTCCCTCTCAAAAACCTCCAAAGTTCAAATTCCTTAAGAAGCTGATAAAAAGAGAGCTTACAGTTCATGAATTCTTAAGTTTAAACCTTCAACTCTCCTTTATCTTTTATCTCGTATTCGCTCTCTTATTGGTAGTTCTTTTTGGGAATGAGCTATATCTAACTATTATTTCGGTTGCTTACTTTATTTATCTTCGCTACATACTCATTAAAAACCGTGACTTTTTCATTGAAGTTGAGCCTTACAGATTCTTCTATTATGGGCTCACTGCAATAGGTTTTCTTTCCTTTTTGGGCTATCTCCTAATAAGAAGGTTCGCAAAGAATGTCTATTACTTCTACGCCTACCTTATAGCTATTTTTGTCATTGTATTGGTCTTTAGATACATCTACAAATCGAAGTTTACTAGGGATTGGACTTATGGGGTAGTAGAAGACGTCAAAGGTGAGCTTGTGCTGGTAAGTGTTCACGATGACATACGAGCCAATGTGAAGCCTGGTAAATATTGGGTGGATAACACTGAAGATGTTGAAGTGGGAGATGTCGTAAAGATTCTCGTAGAAGAAAGAATCTTCAGGAGCGCTATTCCAAAGAGAGTGTTAGAAGTTCATAAAGCGAAACCTTCATCATCAAAAACCTCAACAGAACCAAAAGCTGAAAGTGAAAAGAGCACTAGTAAGTAA
- a CDS encoding SPL family radical SAM protein, whose product MKSILNKHKNRDAWFLDDYSINPYYGCSFNCIYCYTKGSKYGEHMTKSLSAKINAPTVLEKQLKRRARKGEYGVIALSTSTEPYMQIEEKLNLTRSLLKIILRYRFPVHILTKSKLVLRDMDILKKIDENARLPKDLEQKLDHRVIISFSISTLDEKLAKILEPRAPKPTERLETMKKFKEEGFLTGICFIPVLPFLSDSEEDLDEMVKTAAEYGADFCLIGALTLFGSGPRDCKTLYYQFLEEYYPELVPRYKKLYGNFWAPSNHYQKRLEEISRKLCEKYGIKSKII is encoded by the coding sequence GTGAAGTCCATTCTGAATAAACACAAAAATAGAGATGCTTGGTTTTTAGATGATTATTCGATAAATCCCTATTACGGGTGCTCATTTAACTGCATTTACTGCTATACAAAGGGGAGCAAATATGGAGAGCATATGACAAAAAGTTTATCTGCAAAAATAAATGCTCCAACGGTTCTAGAAAAACAATTGAAACGAAGAGCAAGGAAGGGAGAGTATGGGGTAATTGCTTTATCCACCTCCACAGAACCATATATGCAAATTGAAGAGAAATTAAACCTCACTAGAAGTCTCCTAAAAATTATTTTACGATATAGATTTCCCGTCCATATTTTGACAAAGTCAAAACTTGTTTTGAGGGATATGGACATATTAAAGAAAATTGATGAAAATGCAAGACTACCCAAGGATTTAGAGCAAAAATTGGATCATAGGGTAATTATTTCATTTTCCATCTCAACTTTAGATGAAAAATTAGCAAAAATCCTTGAGCCCAGGGCACCAAAACCTACAGAACGCTTGGAAACTATGAAGAAGTTCAAAGAAGAGGGGTTTCTCACGGGAATTTGTTTCATTCCGGTTCTTCCATTTTTGTCAGATTCAGAGGAAGACCTTGATGAAATGGTAAAAACTGCAGCAGAGTATGGAGCGGATTTTTGCTTAATTGGAGCTTTAACATTATTTGGCAGTGGTCCAAGAGACTGTAAAACCCTTTATTATCAGTTTTTGGAGGAATATTACCCTGAGCTTGTTCCTAGATATAAGAAACTTTATGGGAATTTTTGGGCGCCCTCTAATCACTATCAAAAGAGACTTGAGGAAATATCAAGAAAATTATGTGAAAAATATGGCATTAAAAGCAAGATTATATAA
- a CDS encoding GMP synthase subunit A: MIIIMDNHGQYVHRIWRTLRYLGVEAKIIPNTTSLEEIKLMNPKGIIFSGGPDLDRTGNCGAILEHYEEFNVPILGICLGHQLIAKYFGGKVGRGEKGEYSLVEVEILEENDIFKGLPEKLKVWESHMDEVKELPEEFELLAKSEFCPVEAMKHKNLPIYGIQFHPEVAHTERGSEIYKNFVKICGEL; this comes from the coding sequence ATGATCATCATAATGGATAACCACGGGCAATATGTTCACAGAATTTGGCGCACCCTTAGATATCTTGGAGTAGAGGCAAAAATAATCCCCAACACTACGTCCCTAGAGGAAATAAAGTTAATGAACCCAAAGGGTATAATATTCTCAGGTGGACCGGATTTAGATAGAACAGGCAACTGTGGAGCAATCTTGGAACACTACGAGGAATTCAACGTGCCAATCCTAGGGATTTGTCTGGGGCACCAGCTTATAGCGAAGTACTTTGGTGGTAAAGTGGGAAGGGGAGAAAAAGGAGAATACAGTCTGGTTGAAGTTGAGATTCTAGAAGAGAATGACATTTTCAAAGGGCTTCCGGAAAAGCTTAAGGTCTGGGAAAGCCATATGGATGAAGTTAAAGAACTTCCGGAGGAGTTCGAACTTTTAGCTAAGAGTGAGTTCTGCCCCGTTGAGGCTATGAAGCACAAAAATCTGCCAATCTATGGAATACAGTTCCATCCAGAGGTTGCACATACAGAAAGGGGAAGTGAAATCTATAAGAATTTTGTCAAGATTTGTGGGGAACTTTAA
- a CDS encoding HEPN domain-containing protein — translation MNKFKALINKAEKSLKASQELLTKGFYDFAAARAYYTMFYCAEAILLTKNITVSKHSSLIALFGKELVKTGEVPYRLYTHLIMGFNLRHEADYEVMLEIPKERAKEIVKFSKEFIDFTKAYLAEKGFLEEI, via the coding sequence TTGAATAAATTTAAAGCACTAATAAACAAAGCAGAAAAGAGCCTAAAAGCAAGTCAAGAACTTTTAACTAAAGGATTCTATGATTTTGCAGCAGCTAGAGCGTATTATACTATGTTTTACTGTGCCGAAGCAATACTACTAACTAAAAACATCACTGTCTCGAAACACTCTTCTTTAATAGCTCTTTTTGGAAAAGAGCTAGTAAAAACGGGGGAAGTTCCTTACAGACTCTACACTCACTTAATAATGGGATTTAACCTAAGACATGAAGCTGATTATGAAGTCATGCTAGAGATACCAAAGGAGAGAGCAAAAGAAATTGTGAAATTCTCAAAAGAATTTATTGACTTTACAAAGGCTTATCTCGCAGAAAAAGGATTTTTGGAGGAAATTTAA
- a CDS encoding nucleotidyltransferase domain-containing protein, which yields MNLQMLLRELKENLKKALGDEIEDIILYGSYARGDYSRESDIDILLVVKEKLDLHKYEKVNEIATKLSLKYEIVISIMDYPKKDFMSLDSPFLQSVKKEGIKIE from the coding sequence ATGAATCTCCAGATGCTCTTAAGAGAGCTAAAGGAAAATCTAAAAAAAGCATTAGGGGACGAAATTGAAGATATAATACTCTATGGCTCCTATGCAAGAGGAGATTACTCCAGAGAGAGTGATATTGATATTCTTCTGGTTGTAAAGGAGAAATTAGACCTACACAAATATGAAAAAGTAAACGAAATAGCCACAAAATTAAGCCTCAAATACGAAATCGTGATTTCAATAATGGACTACCCAAAGAAGGATTTCATGTCTTTAGATTCACCTTTCCTCCAAAGTGTGAAAAAGGAGGGAATTAAAATTGAATAA
- the guaA gene encoding glutamine-hydrolyzing GMP synthase has translation MWEKFIEEKVKEIKETIGEKKAIIALSGGVDSSTAAILAYNAIGDKLYAVFVNTGFLRKGEPEFVIKTFKEEFGLNLIYIDAQERFFTALKGVTDPEEKRKIIGKTFIDVFEEVANEIDADFLIQGTIAPDWIESQGKIKSHHNVGGLPERLNLKLIEPLRDLYKDEVREVAKQLGLPEKIYHRMPFPGPGLAVRVLGEVTPEKVAIVREANAIVEEEIEKAGLKPWQAFAVLLGVKTVGVQGDIRAYKETIAVRVVESLDGMTANAMNVPFDVLQRIAFRITSEIPQVGRVLYDITNKPPATIEFE, from the coding sequence ATGTGGGAAAAATTCATTGAAGAGAAGGTTAAAGAGATTAAAGAGACGATAGGAGAGAAAAAAGCCATAATAGCCCTAAGTGGGGGTGTGGATAGCTCTACAGCAGCCATCCTAGCATACAACGCTATTGGCGATAAACTTTACGCAGTCTTCGTGAACACTGGCTTTCTCAGAAAAGGAGAACCAGAATTTGTTATAAAAACATTTAAAGAGGAATTTGGCTTAAATTTAATTTACATAGATGCACAAGAGAGATTTTTCACCGCACTTAAAGGCGTAACAGACCCAGAAGAGAAGAGAAAAATAATAGGCAAGACCTTCATAGATGTGTTTGAAGAGGTTGCCAATGAGATAGATGCAGATTTTCTTATCCAAGGCACAATAGCTCCAGACTGGATTGAAAGCCAAGGAAAAATAAAAAGCCACCACAATGTAGGAGGACTTCCTGAGAGGTTAAACCTCAAGCTCATTGAACCTTTAAGAGACCTTTACAAAGATGAAGTGAGAGAAGTTGCAAAGCAACTTGGCCTTCCTGAGAAAATATACCACAGAATGCCATTCCCAGGCCCAGGATTAGCCGTTAGAGTCTTAGGTGAAGTTACTCCAGAAAAAGTTGCGATAGTAAGAGAGGCAAACGCAATAGTGGAGGAAGAAATTGAAAAAGCAGGCCTTAAACCATGGCAGGCCTTTGCCGTGCTTTTGGGAGTCAAAACCGTTGGTGTGCAAGGGGACATAAGGGCCTACAAAGAGACAATAGCGGTTAGAGTGGTTGAGAGTTTGGACGGAATGACTGCAAACGCCATGAACGTTCCTTTTGACGTGCTCCAAAGAATAGCCTTCAGGATAACAAGTGAGATTCCACAGGTGGGGAGAGTTTTATACGACATAACAAACAAACCCCCAGCGACGATTGAGTTTGAGTGA
- the guaB gene encoding IMP dehydrogenase, which produces MGKFTQKLVNAIKGYTFDDVLLIPQGTEVEPKDVDVSTQITPKIRLNIPILSAAMDTVTEWEMAIAMARLGGLGVIHRNMSIEEQTEMVRKVKREETVEEVITISPEETIDYALFLMEREGIDGLPVIDNGELVGIVTKTDITTREGERVKEVMTKDVITAKESASVEEIMALMIENSIDRVPIVNDDGKLVGIITIGDLLARKKHRNAVRDEEGRLIVAAAVSPFDIKRAVALDEAGVDVIVIDTAHAHNLKAIKAMKEIKSKVEAELIVGNIANPKAVDDLTFADAVKVGIGPGSICTTRIVAGVGVPQITAISMVADSAIEYGIRVIADGGIRYSGDIVKAIAAGADAVMLGNLLAGTKEAPGREVTINGRKYKQYRGMGSLGAMMKGGAERYYQKGHMKTRKFVPEGIEGVVPYKGKVGEVLYQLVGGLKAGMGYVGARSIAELKKKGEFVIITPAGVKESHPHDIAITNEAPNYPLER; this is translated from the coding sequence ATGGGTAAATTTACACAAAAGCTTGTCAATGCCATAAAAGGATATACCTTTGATGACGTGCTTTTAATCCCGCAGGGAACTGAAGTGGAACCAAAAGATGTGGACGTTTCTACACAAATTACTCCAAAGATAAGACTTAACATTCCAATTCTCAGTGCAGCTATGGATACAGTGACAGAATGGGAAATGGCCATTGCTATGGCTAGACTAGGAGGGTTAGGCGTTATCCACAGAAACATGAGTATAGAAGAGCAAACTGAGATGGTCAGAAAAGTGAAGAGAGAAGAGACTGTGGAAGAAGTTATTACAATTTCTCCTGAAGAAACTATAGATTATGCGCTTTTCTTAATGGAGAGAGAGGGAATAGACGGCCTTCCTGTTATTGACAACGGAGAACTTGTAGGCATAGTTACAAAGACTGATATAACCACCCGGGAAGGAGAGAGGGTAAAAGAAGTCATGACAAAGGACGTGATAACAGCGAAAGAAAGTGCTAGTGTGGAAGAAATTATGGCCCTAATGATAGAGAACAGTATAGACAGAGTTCCGATAGTGAATGATGATGGAAAATTAGTGGGAATCATCACTATAGGAGACCTCTTAGCTAGGAAAAAGCATAGAAATGCAGTAAGAGATGAAGAAGGGCGGTTGATAGTTGCTGCCGCGGTTTCTCCTTTCGATATTAAAAGAGCGGTGGCCCTAGATGAAGCTGGAGTTGATGTCATAGTCATAGACACAGCTCACGCACATAATTTGAAGGCAATAAAAGCTATGAAAGAAATAAAGAGCAAAGTAGAGGCAGAACTCATTGTGGGGAATATAGCAAATCCCAAAGCCGTTGATGATCTAACCTTTGCAGATGCTGTTAAAGTTGGTATTGGTCCAGGAAGCATATGTACAACAAGGATAGTCGCTGGAGTTGGTGTACCACAAATAACGGCAATATCAATGGTAGCAGACAGCGCCATAGAGTACGGGATTAGAGTGATAGCTGATGGAGGAATCCGATATTCTGGAGATATCGTGAAAGCTATAGCAGCCGGTGCCGATGCCGTGATGCTTGGAAATCTCCTGGCAGGTACAAAGGAGGCTCCAGGAAGAGAAGTAACAATAAACGGAAGGAAATACAAACAGTACAGAGGCATGGGTAGCCTAGGAGCTATGATGAAAGGTGGGGCAGAGAGATACTATCAAAAAGGCCACATGAAAACAAGAAAATTCGTCCCAGAGGGCATTGAAGGGGTTGTTCCATATAAGGGCAAGGTTGGCGAAGTGCTCTATCAACTTGTAGGTGGATTAAAGGCCGGAATGGGATACGTGGGAGCAAGAAGCATCGCAGAACTTAAAAAGAAAGGAGAATTTGTGATAATTACCCCAGCAGGAGTCAAAGAAAGTCATCCTCATGATATAGCCATAACAAACGAAGCCCCTAACTATCCACTCGAAAGGTGA